Below is a window of Impatiens glandulifera chromosome 2, dImpGla2.1, whole genome shotgun sequence DNA.
TGTATGATCAAGACTTCAAATCGATTAAGGGATAATAAGTACGTTTTTCCACATACCGTAGAGCTAATCCTGATTGTGCTACCAGATCCAGGTGGAATTGTGCGAGCTATGCAGGCCAACAATGATCTTTCATCCAGCAGAGGGACTTCAGAAGGAACTGCGGCACCTGTTGCCTTCATTCCCATCTCATCCAAGCTCAAAAGATTTCTAGTAGCCTCATATAGTGGCAGAGGTTCACTGGTAGTAGAAGTAGCACAGTCTGCAGCAGATGGCTCACTGGCGGAATAACTTGTTTTCTCTGTTTCCTTTATCACCAGGTCatgattagaaaaatatttaacttttgtCAGTTTCATCAATTAATCAGTAAAACATGTATACTGAAGTTTCAGGAATGCTAAGGAGAAATCAATCCAGATAAAAACTTAAGAGACGTGAAACTACACAagcctatttgaaaacttaTAATTTGTCACGATCTTCGTCACAATCAAAATCTCATTGGAAAATTGCCAGTCTGGTATAAGATTTTTCTGGATCATGATTCAAATTATGAGTATTTTTGtatgcttcatttggtatataatttattttcttaatcatGATGCAAATTATAGTgtaacattttatttcatttggtATAGGGCTTATTTATTAATCATGAAACATAATATTTTCTAGATCATTGTGAATTTTGGCATACATAACAAGTGTAGGTTTTCTCCGCATCATGATCAACATGAAAATATGGTAAACCTAAACagccaaatatatttatttcttttgtcattataaactaatttacaatttttgaaaatatggtACACCAAAACAGACAAATACTCACAGACAAAATATCAAAGACAGTTTATACCTTTGGTTCATATCCAGGAAGAGAGTTTAACCTCAGAGAACTATCAAACTGGGAAGGAACGTGTTGTATACTCTGTTGAGGTTGTGGGGATACCGAATGTGCCTTATCAACAGGTTGAACCTTTCAAAAGTGGTTTTCATTCAGTAAAGATTCATAGTCAACACAAATGATATTCAACAGCcttttagtttattaaaaaacttgaCTACCTCAGCTGACGATTTTATCACAGAGATATGTTCAGGCACTTCGCAAGAATGGTCAACCAGAGTAACTAAACCAATAGCTGGTCCATTTACAGACTCGTCATATTTGAAAATCGTGTCTGATTCCAAAATGTTATGTCCATTCTGGGAAGAAGGATATTCTTGATCAGCAGGTGACGCATCCGTCACAACCTGAAAGAGAATAAATGAATGAAACTCGAGGAGAATAGATATCATTAATGACACGAGTAATGACAAACTTTCAATACTTGCTGGTTCGGCCAGTGCTGAAGGGATGATGCAGCTGGGAAAGTGTGGAAATTGGCATAGTGGGACTGAGCAACATGAGGAGGAACGGAGTGGAGACTTTGTTGATGCACAAGGAATGGATGAAAAGCTGCAATCTGCCCAGGTGAAAGGTAGGTAGGCATTCCTACTAGGGATGATGGTGGTATTGCAATACCATGAGCATGATCAACCTAACAAAGAGAAAAATTTAACAAGCAGACAGCCTAAGATGAAGGCAGCATAGTATGCAGGAGGAAAATAAAGAAACTGATCATAAGCCTAGACACAACCTAGCAGAAGAAAATTTTATTGGAGGAAGTAACATAAACATTAGAGGAAAAAAAACAATCTAAAATAGAGATTTTACTAGCCATTGACTCCATTATTCCCTACATTCATCAATCTACTGATGGGTCAAACAACTTGCAGCACTATCTCTACCTTCTAACAAGCAATGTGGAGAAACAACTCAAGAATATATTACACCATATGAACACAGAATCTGATCATTCCTCACCATTATCTTTATCAGATGGTAACTTGCAGCACTGTTTAGTTATCAAATATGCAAAGAAACAATGAATACGCTACAACATATGCAGTATTACAGAATTTTGGTCGCTTATAGAGATGTGAGGTTAAATCACCATACATTATGTTTCACAGGTCACAAGGGGATGCAATATTCTAAAACAACAAATATTCCCTTCTGCATTTAATAGTAATGAACAGTGTTCTAAACGGCGGTAGGCGGTGGCGGAGCGGTAAGTGATTGCCTACTGCTTCGGGTGCCTAGGCGGTGCCTAAGCGGTGCCTAGgcggttgaatataaatataataaagatgttctataattatcatttcactaaaaagtcaaattaatattctctaacatagtaacatttaacaaaaataagtatgtagacgagctgaagaagagatagatgaTTAGATGATCGAAGAAGATGTAGATGATCAAGGAGGTGAGGTGAATGAGATAAGAAACggaaaaaaagaagataaatgaattggaatgtaaagactcatttcaaaatttataaaaatagtgagtgataaagattttttttattgaatatatatatatatattaatattaataattaaataattaaaaataataaataattaaataatctgacCGCCTCATGTATAGGCGGAGCGGTATTGGACCGCCTACCGCCTAGGCGCCGCCTAGGCGGCCGCCTCgaccgccatttagaacactgGTAATGAAGGAAGCTGCATAATAATAGAAGTCTAATCTAAAACTTCAGAGCACATTTGATGGACATGTATAATCTTTTCACAAATCAATAATCAGAGAGTTAATTTCTAAAAGCATCATCGACCAGGAATGTTCTATTTGATTGGATTTAAGAACTATTCTTAGAACGtgattattatattaactaAGGGAGAACATTGTAAGAAACTCCACctcatttcttaaattttcaGATGAAATACTTTCTGCATTTCCATTTGAAAGGGCTCCAGAATTTGTACGTTTGGTGCTTCCATTCACATTCATCTGGCTTCCATTGCTCTGTCCAACTTGAGAAGAATCCTTTGGTAAATGAGTTTCATCAGAATAAAACCCCGCCCTGTCTCTTGCATCAGCAATTTCAAGCTGATGCTGTTGTATTGTATGCAGATGGATTCTTTCCATCTCAGCAAACTAATCacatagagagagaaaaaaattaatgttttcaaGCCCATAATACGTCATCTAAATCAATAAAGATAGGGACAATGTCAAAAATAATTTGCAAGTCGAAAAGCTGTATACTCCTTTCATTTTATAATAGGAATAGGCACTGCTATAGCAGCAATGcatcactagtagaaaaatcagcttttaaataatgatatatgTAGACCAAAAACCTGTTGTTGATAGGCAAGGAAAAGTTGGTTGTATTGGTCAGTACGCTCTCGAATCTCAGCCTGTAATGACTGATGTGATTGGAAAACGTCCATCTCCTGCACACGTGCAATCCAAGATTGAGCATCCTTCAGTTGCTCATCCTTAAAAAGGATGGTTTCATGCACAACCCTATTCTGAAAAATAAACAACGTGGTtgttagaagaaaaaaaaccaaAGAAGCATTTGAGTCTGTATACCCAATGGAATTagcttttctttttttcctttgaagTGGGGTTGAATTCAAAGAAGATGCAAAGGTTGTGTCTACCTTACAAGAAAACATTACAAATAGAGATTTCAGCACAAGATTGGAAGAGGCAATATTTGACCCTTCATCCTTCTTTTACAAATTCCTTTCACGCTAAGGATGGAAGCTCACTTTCTTTGAGAATCAGAAATGTAAATCCATGTTTGTAGGTGAAACAAGGTTGGAGCTTATGGAATTAACAAAACAACCTTGGTGCTAAAAGTTGCTAAGAAATGCCATGCTTAACAAGTAACTAATGATATTTCTATTGATGATTTTTAAAGTTGACTTGAAAATATGGCAGCTCAATTTCCTCTCCCCACTCCCAATCAAAACAGCAAATCACTACGGTAAGGCTTCTCTGAGCTTTCCTCCTGGAGCAAGTCTCCATCCATGCTTGGGTCAAGAAATAGAAGTCATGGATGTCCATAGATGAGAATTCAATGTGACCATACTGTAATAGTaagtaattaaatttctaaatcTTGGCACTCAACTAAGAAGCAGGTACTTTGGGGAGGTATTTTCTACACTGGATGGCCGCTTTTTGTAGGTAAATTTCTAGAAACTTTctgatattattttatcatgaaTGCAATTCAAAAGTGAGAAAGATATACTTCTTAAAGAAGTGTccatttctcaaattttcctctTAGCAATGGATAAAAACAGCTTCACAagcaataataatcaaaatcaagcaTAAGATCtagtttttcttcttaattttattgCAAAAGCAAAATACCATAACATACCTGTTCCTGCAATTCAAGGAATTGCCTTTCTTTATCTTGAAGATGTTCTTGAAGTTCATGAATCTGCTTCAGGTGCTGGGTTCTTTCAGCTTCAGTATTATCATGCTCCCTTCTGCAAAAGCAAAGAAATTCATCCAAACACAACTGAGTAGAACAATGATACAATGAAACCAGACCCCAACCAGGTAAGGTTGGCTAATTACAAACAAGAATTCCATATGTCAAGAACATGGTCTTCTAGAAGAGCGCATGTGATGAACAATGGCTAAAACAAAGAGAATTGTGCAATATGCTTTCACTGTTACAACAAGAGATACAGCCACGGTAGAATGACTTCTGGTAACACTGGGTTAACCATGAATATACCCCGAATTGTGAACTTCAAGTTCAAGTTGTTCTCATCCCTAACACCACAGAAATAAACCTCAAGGAGAACCAAACACATACCTAAAATTTTTCAACTCATTGCTCTGTTCTATAAGAAGATCTTCCTTCGCCCATGCCTGACAAAGCCCCAAGACAGGATAAATAAATGTGTATGACCAACAGCATCTCTTTACAGAATGAACAAGGAAAAAGTGCAGTAATCAAggacaaaaaaaaatccaacTGCTTCATTGTCTAATTTGATTGCTCGCagctctctctctttctcttccaTCTTTCTTTCTAGTCCATGTATTGTCTGCTCCATTTCATAAACTTTTTCCTACAAGAACAACACACTAAGTAAGGATTTTGGGCACAAACATCAATAGTCAAAACGtgttcaaatataataataacaattttgtGAACCTGGAGCTTCACGTTAGAATTGGCCTGATCTTTAAGATGCGCATCAAAACTGTTCTGCATCTCCGCTATGTCTTCTCTTGCGATTATTTGAGCTCGAAGTTCTATCTCCATGTGTTGTAGCTCCTCCCTTTGTCTGGTAGCCTTGCGAAACCTCTGCTGCAGAATATCTCCATCTGAGTGTCCATCTATAGTGATGGAACAGAAGTCAACATCTGCCGGTTCTCTACCTTGGTGCACCTACGTAAAACATCACGTCACCATGATTTTCCCGCAACCAATGCTCAAAAGTGACAATGCCTAGCTTTCTTCGGGAATACATTGATTA
It encodes the following:
- the LOC124926248 gene encoding uncharacterized protein LOC124926248 isoform X2; amino-acid sequence: MEAAAATRGVPLPTMMTPAQPSRKEWRIVSEQNARNNNDNEDLMRSKIGQSNERTTFEVHQGREPADVDFCSITIDGHSDGDILQQRFRKATRQREELQHMEIELRAQIIAREDIAEMQNSFDAHLKDQANSNVKLQEKVYEMEQTIHGLERKMEEKERELRAIKLDNEAAWAKEDLLIEQSNELKNFRREHDNTEAERTQHLKQIHELQEHLQDKERQFLELQEQNRVVHETILFKDEQLKDAQSWIARVQEMDVFQSHQSLQAEIRERTDQYNQLFLAYQQQFAEMERIHLHTIQQHQLEIADARDRAGFYSDETHLPKDSSQVGQSNGSQMNVNGSTKRTNSGALSNGNAESISSENLRNEVDHAHGIAIPPSSLVGMPTYLSPGQIAAFHPFLVHQQSLHSVPPHVAQSHYANFHTFPAASSLQHWPNQQVVTDASPADQEYPSSQNGHNILESDTIFKYDESVNGPAIGLVTLVDHSCEVPEHISVIKSSAEVQPVDKAHSVSPQPQQSIQHVPSQFDSSLRLNSLPGYEPKETEKTSYSASEPSAADCATSTTSEPLPLYEATRNLLSLDEMGMKATGAAVPSEVPLLDERSLLACIARTIPPGSGSTIRISSTLPNRLGKMLAPLHWHDYKKKYGKLEDFVSSHAELFVIEGDYIQVREGAKEIIAAAAAIAKVVAATNKTLLAPNSSPSVAVTPMSQSHRTTKRTPPPPPSIDTSTYGGYFNAGGVPKVKILSKPIDSRVMKATEISNPLSKGQQQAHVGRPQASFFIPTTYRTVGGATTFRK
- the LOC124926248 gene encoding uncharacterized protein LOC124926248 isoform X1, producing MEAAAATRGVPLPTMMTPAQPSRKEWRIVSEQNARNNNDNEDLMRSKIGQSNERTTFEVHQGREPADVDFCSITIDGHSDGDILQQRFRKATRQREELQHMEIELRAQIIAREDIAEMQNSFDAHLKDQANSNVKLQEKVYEMEQTIHGLERKMEEKERELRAIKLDNEAAWAKEDLLIEQSNELKNFRREHDNTEAERTQHLKQIHELQEHLQDKERQFLELQEQNRVVHETILFKDEQLKDAQSWIARVQEMDVFQSHQSLQAEIRERTDQYNQLFLAYQQQFAEMERIHLHTIQQHQLEIADARDRAGFYSDETHLPKDSSQVGQSNGSQMNVNGSTKRTNSGALSNGNAESISSENLRNEVDHAHGIAIPPSSLVGMPTYLSPGQIAAFHPFLVHQQSLHSVPPHVAQSHYANFHTFPAASSLQHWPNQQVLKVVTDASPADQEYPSSQNGHNILESDTIFKYDESVNGPAIGLVTLVDHSCEVPEHISVIKSSAEVQPVDKAHSVSPQPQQSIQHVPSQFDSSLRLNSLPGYEPKETEKTSYSASEPSAADCATSTTSEPLPLYEATRNLLSLDEMGMKATGAAVPSEVPLLDERSLLACIARTIPPGSGSTIRISSTLPNRLGKMLAPLHWHDYKKKYGKLEDFVSSHAELFVIEGDYIQVREGAKEIIAAAAAIAKVVAATNKTLLAPNSSPSVAVTPMSQSHRTTKRTPPPPPSIDTSTYGGYFNAGGVPKVKILSKPIDSRVMKATEISNPLSKGQQQAHVGRPQASFFIPTTYRTVGGATTFRK
- the LOC124926248 gene encoding uncharacterized protein LOC124926248 isoform X3 yields the protein MEAAAATRGVPLPTMMTPAQPSRKEWRIVSEQNARNNNDNEDLMRSKIGQSNERTTFEVHQGREPADVDFCSITIDGHSDGDILQQRFRKATRQREELQHMEIELRAQIIAREDIAEMQNSFDAHLKDQANSNVKLQEKVYEMEQTIHGLERKMEEKERELRAIKLDNEAAWAKEDLLIEQSNELKNFRREHDNTEAERTQHLKQIHELQEHLQDKERQFLELQEQNRVVHETILFKDEQLKDAQSWIARVQEMDVFQSHQSLQAEIRERTDQYNQLFLAYQQQFAEMERIHLHTIQQHQLEIADARDRAGFYSDETHLPKDSSQVGQSNGSQMNVNGSTKRTNSGALSNGNAESISSENLRNEVDHAHGIAIPPSSLVGMPTYLSPGQIAAFHPFLVHQQSLHSVPPHVAQSHYANFHTFPAASSLQHWPNQQVLKVVTDASPADQEYPSSQNGHNILESDTIFKYDESVNGPAIGLVTLVDHSCEVPEHISVIKSSAEVQPVDKAHSVSPQPQQSIQHVPSQFDSSLRLNSLPGYEPKETEKTSYSASEPSAADCATSTTSEPLPLYEATRNLLSLDEMGMKATGAAVPSEVPLLDERSLLACIARTIPPGSGSTIRISSTLPNRLGKMLAPLHWHDYKKKYGKLEDFVSSHAELFVIEGDYIQVREGAKEIIAAAAAIAKVVAATNKTLLAPNSSPSVAVTPMSQSHRTTKRTPPPPPSIDTSTYGGYFNAGGVPKVKILSKPIDSRVMKATEISNPLSKGQQQAHVGRPQARTVGGATTFRK